A single Wolbachia endosymbiont (group A) of Bibio marci DNA region contains:
- the ubiB gene encoding 2-polyprenylphenol 6-hydroxylase: MIQNILRLLHITTVLTRYNILPYLLPPSKKSINKIQGHKLKRALEKLGPVFIKFGQSISSRTDVLNEDITNNLLLICDRLPSFSHKIAVKTIESEFNCKLSDIFSSFSEKPIAAASISQVHRAVTTEGKEVAVKVLRPNIEKTFSRDIKMLSWLAEIAEKFSEQSKRLKPIELVKTFAEICRLELDLRFEAAHSSELKENTKNDRGFYVPEVDWNRISKKVLTLEWIEATPIYEVEKLNNRKQIAINFIESFCNQVYRDCFFHADMHPGNLMVDSNNNIIALDCGIMGRIDRETCYYVIEILKGFLNRDYDHVAKMHFKAGYVSSQHRNFVTACRAIGEPIIGQPIQKISFASLLAQLLKITGDFDMKVQTQLLLLQKTMILLEGTCRKIYPEINMWKVVEAWISSQHENKIGYREKIRSSYPIKTIQGIFSLIEKLNLIADKKLENIQVKNKSNGKVYFLLWSVIIILIVKFLIS, encoded by the coding sequence ATGATTCAAAATATTTTGCGTCTTCTGCACATAACTACAGTGCTGACGCGTTACAATATATTACCTTATTTACTTCCACCATCAAAGAAATCAATAAATAAGATACAAGGCCATAAACTAAAGCGTGCTCTTGAAAAATTAGGTCCGGTGTTCATTAAGTTTGGGCAGTCTATCTCATCACGTACTGATGTTTTAAATGAGGATATAACAAATAACTTATTATTGATATGTGATAGATTGCCATCGTTTTCACATAAAATAGCAGTTAAAACTATAGAAAGTGAGTTTAATTGTAAATTGAGCGACATTTTTTCAAGCTTTTCTGAAAAGCCAATTGCAGCAGCATCGATTTCTCAGGTGCATAGAGCGGTTACAACTGAGGGTAAAGAAGTTGCTGTGAAGGTTTTAAGGCCAAATATTGAGAAAACATTCTCAAGGGATATAAAGATGCTTTCTTGGCTTGCGGAAATTGCAGAAAAATTTAGCGAACAATCAAAAAGGCTGAAGCCGATTGAATTAGTCAAAACTTTTGCTGAAATTTGCCGATTAGAGTTAGATCTACGTTTTGAAGCTGCTCACTCTTCGGAACTAAAGGAAAACACAAAAAATGACAGAGGTTTTTACGTACCTGAAGTAGATTGGAATAGAATTTCGAAAAAGGTTTTAACATTAGAATGGATAGAAGCAACGCCAATATACGAAGTTGAAAAACTGAATAATCGCAAGCAAATAGCTATCAATTTTATAGAATCATTTTGCAATCAAGTATACAGGGATTGTTTTTTTCATGCTGATATGCATCCTGGAAATCTAATGGTTGATAGTAATAACAATATTATTGCCCTGGATTGTGGAATCATGGGTAGAATAGATCGTGAGACATGCTATTACGTTATAGAGATACTCAAAGGCTTTTTAAATCGGGATTATGATCACGTTGCAAAAATGCACTTTAAAGCTGGTTACGTTTCATCACAGCATAGAAATTTTGTCACAGCTTGCAGGGCAATAGGTGAACCCATTATTGGGCAGCCTATACAGAAAATTTCATTTGCTAGTTTACTTGCTCAGCTATTAAAAATAACGGGTGATTTTGATATGAAAGTTCAAACACAATTGTTATTGCTGCAGAAAACTATGATTTTACTAGAAGGGACATGTAGAAAGATCTACCCAGAAATCAATATGTGGAAAGTAGTTGAAGCGTGGATAAGCAGTCAACATGAAAATAAAATAGGGTATAGGGAAAAAATTAGAAGTTCTTATCCCATAAAAACAATCCAAGGGATATTTAGCCTTATAGAAAAATTAAACCTAATAGCTGATAAAAAATTAGAAAACATCCAAGTTAAAAATAAATCAAATGGAAAAGTCTATTTTTTACTGTGGTCTGTAATTATAATTCTAATCGTTAAATTTTTAATTTCTTAA
- a CDS encoding TraR/DksA family transcriptional regulator produces MEKLPKIKSPEDYTPSEDEEYMSVKQLEYFSLKLQSILAELEKQELEENSIDTYYSDGDSGNEELIKRRKDRKEKIKEALEKIKLGTYGYCDGTGEEIGVERLKANPLAIYCIEEQERVEKEKNVYNIND; encoded by the coding sequence ATAAAGTCACCAGAAGATTACACTCCTTCAGAAGATGAAGAATATATGAGCGTAAAACAACTGGAATACTTCAGCTTAAAGTTACAATCAATACTCGCTGAGTTGGAGAAACAAGAACTAGAAGAGAATAGTATTGATACATACTATTCTGATGGAGATAGTGGAAACGAGGAATTAATCAAGCGTCGAAAAGATAGAAAAGAAAAAATTAAGGAGGCGTTAGAAAAAATAAAATTAGGCACTTATGGTTACTGCGATGGAACAGGAGAAGAAATAGGAGTCGAAAGACTTAAAGCTAATCCGCTTGCTATATATTGTATTGAAGAGCAAGAGAGAGTAGAAAAAGAAAAGAACGTGTACAACATTAACGATTAA